In Euphorbia lathyris chromosome 9, ddEupLath1.1, whole genome shotgun sequence, the following are encoded in one genomic region:
- the LOC136205430 gene encoding uncharacterized protein, which produces MEDISKYVHSPAHAAVARRDYGTLRRIISALPRLPKAGEVNSEEESIASEERADAVSSVIDRRDVPGRETPLHLAVRLRDPISAEILMAAGADWSLQNENGWSALQEAVCTREEQIAMIIARHYQPLAWAKWCRRLPRIVASAARIRDFYMEITFHFESSVIPFIGRIAPSDTYRIWKRGSNLRADMTLAGFDGFRIQRSEQTFLFLGDGYISEDGNMSLPPGSLIVLAHKEKEVTNALEGAGAQPTEAEVAHEVTLMSQTNMYRPGIDVTQAELVPHLNWRRQERTEMVGSWKAKVYDMLHVMVSVKSRRVPGAMTDEELFAVDDEERLANGGENDEFDDVLTAEERKQLDSALRMGNSDGLGEDEDPGVIEYQENGSGVSYENGESNGSVKEKKSWFGWKNKGSKNNNDDAEDSKILKKFSKLAPEGGPQKSVDQQKSSSELSREEGDGKKGKDKGSKKKKKKGVGAEAKHESEYKKGLRPVLWLTPDFPLKTEELLPLLDILANKVKAIRRLRELLTTKLPTGTFPVKVAIPIVPTIRVLVTFTKFEELQPVEEFSTPLSSPAHFQDSKFKESEGSTSWISWMKGSRGGQSSDGDSHRYKDEVDPFHIPSDYTWVDANEKKRRMKAKKSKTKKHRKQTAARGADGTTNHLSEDVEE; this is translated from the exons ATGGAAGATATTTCCAAGTATGTCCACAGTCCTGCTCATGCTGCAGTTGCACGCCGTGATTATGGAACACTTAGGCGCATTATTTCAGCCCTCCCACGGCTTCCCAAGGCTGGTGAAGTTAATTCAGAAGAAGAGTCTATTGCTTCTGAGGAACGAGCTGATGCTGTCTCTTCTGTCATTGATCGTCGAGATGTTCCTGGACGTGAGACTCCTTTGCATCTTGCTGTTAGATTGCGGGACCCTATCTCTGCAGAGATTTTGATGGCGGCTGGTGCTGATTGGAGCCTGCAGAATGAGAATGGTTGGAGTGCTCTTCAAGAAGCAGTCTGCACAAGAGAAGAGCAAATTGCAATGATAATTGCTCGGCATTACCAGCCTCTTGCATGGGCAAAATGGTGTCGCAGGCTTCCACGAATTGTTGCCTCAGCAGCTCGTATTCGAGACTTTTACATGGAGATAACTTTTCATTTTGAGAGTTCAGTTATTCCATTTATTGGCCGAATTGCTCCATCTGATACATACCGTATTTGGAAGCGGGGCTCTAATCTCCGTGCTGATATGACACTTGCTGGTTTTGATGGCTTTCGCATTCAGAGGTCAGAGCAAACATTTCTATTCTTAGGTGACGGATACATCTCAGAGGATGGTAACATGTCCTTGCCTCCAGGTTCCTTGATTGTTCTTGCACACAAGGAAAAAGAAGTTACTAACGCTTTGGAGGGGGCTGGTGCCCAACCTACAGAAGCAGAAGTTGCCCATGAAGTGACTTTAATGTCTCAAACTAATATGTATAGGCCAGGCATTGATGTTACTCAGGCAGAACTTGTTCCTCATTTGAATTGGAGGAGACAAGAGAGAACAGAGATGGTTGGTAGTTGGAAGGCCAAAGTATATGATATGCTTCATGTAATGGTGAGTGTGAAATCTAGGCGGGTTCCTGGTGCAATGACTGATGAGGAGCTTTTTGCCGTGGATGATGAAGAAAGGTTAGCGAATGGTGGGGAGAATGATGAGTTTGATGATGTATTGACGGCTGAAGAGAGGAAGCAGTTGGATTCTGCACTTCGTATGGGGAACTCAGATGGCCTTGGCGAGGATGAGGACCCTGGGGTTATTGAGTACCAAGAAAATGGTTCAGGAGTGTCCTATGAAAATGGGGAATCCAATGGTTCCGTTAAAGAAAAAAAGAGTTGGTTTGGTTGGAAGAACAAAGGTTCAAAGAACAATAATGATGATGCTGAAGATTCAAAGATCCTGAAGAAGTTCTCGAAGTTGGCACCTGAAGGTGGGCCTCAAAAATCAGTTGATCAGCAAAAATCATCATCTGAACTATCTAGGGAGGAGGGGGATGGCAAAAAGGGAAAGGATAAAGGAagcaagaagaaaaagaagaaagggGTAGGTGCTGAGGCTAAGCATGAGAGTGAGTACAAGAAAGGTTTAAGACCTGTCTTGTGGTTGACACCAGATTTTCCCTTAAAAACTGAAGAGCTCCTGCCTTTACTAGATATATTAGCCAACAAAGTAAAGGCCATTAGGAGACTTAGGGAGCTTTTGACAACCAAGCTACCAACCGGAACATTTCCTGTCAAG GTTGCCATCCCCATTGTCCCAACTATTAGAGTTCTTGTTACTTTTACAAAATTCGAGGAGCTTCAGCCGGTGGAGGAGTTTTCAACCCCTCTCTCTAGCCCAGCACATTTCCAGGATTCCAAGTTCAAGGAATCAGAAGGGTCCACGTCATGGATTTCATGGATGAAAGGGAGTCGCGGTGGACAGTCGAGTGATGGTGATAGTCACAGGTACAAAGACGAGGTTGATccattccacataccatcagATTATACATGGGTTGATGCAAATGAAAAGAAACGACGGATGAAGGCGAAGAAATCAAAGACCAAGAAACATAGGAAACAGACAGCAGCTAGAGGTGCTGATGGTACAACGAATCATTTGAGTGAAGATGTGGAAGAATAA